From Camelina sativa cultivar DH55 chromosome 20, Cs, whole genome shotgun sequence, the proteins below share one genomic window:
- the LOC104771926 gene encoding AT-hook motif nuclear-localized protein 8-like — translation MDSRDNPPQPPPSHLQPGMLMSHHYRNPNAAAASSALMVPTSTSQSIQHHQHRLPFGHPQQQQQSQTFQQQQMDQKTLESLGFGDGSSPSSQPMRFGIEDQNQNHQPQAKKKRGRPRKYTPDGSIALGLAPTSPLLSAASNSYGGGGGEGGLGDSGGNGTNSVDPPAKRNRGRPPGSSKKQLDALGGTAGVGFTPHVIEVKTGEDIVAKVMAFSDQGPRTICILSASGAVCRVTLRQASHSGGIISYEGRFEIVTLSGSFLNYEVNGSMNRSGSLSVSLAGPDGRIVGGSVVGSLVAATQVQVVVGSFVAEAKKPKQSSVNNARGQNPEPASAPANMLNFGSVSQGPSSESSEENESGSPAMHRDSNNGIDGAQQQQQPLHPHQMQMYQHLWSNHGQ, via the exons ATGGATTCCAGAGATAAcccaccacaaccaccaccgTCACACCTTCAACCTGGTATGTTAATGTCTCATCATTACCGTAACCCTAACGCCGCCGCTGCTTCTTCTGCATTGATGGTTCCCACTTCCACATCTCAATCGATCCAACATCATCAACATCGTCTACCTTTTGGTCatcctcaacaacaacaacaatctcaaacgtttcaacaacaacaaatggaTCAGAAGACGCTTGAATCTCTTGGATTTGGTGATGGATCGTCGCCTTCTTCTCAACCGATGCGATTTGGGATCGaggatcagaatcagaatcatcaACCACAAGCCAAGAAGAAGCGAGGTAGGCCTAGGAAGTACACTCCTGATGGTAGCATTGCGTTGGGTTTAGCTCCCACGTCTCCTCTTCTCTCCGCCGCTTCTAACTcttacggtggtggtggtggtgaaggtGGTCTTGGAGATAGTGGAGGCAATGGTACTAACTCTGTTGATCCACCTGCTAAACGAAACAGGGGAAGACCTCCTGGTTCTAGCAAGAAACAGCTTGATGCTTTAG GAGGAACTGCTGGAGTTGGGTTTACACCTCATGTCATTGAAGTTAAGACAGGAGAG GACATAGTGGCAAAGGTGATGGCTTTTTCGGATCAAGGGCCAAGAACAATATGTATTCTCTCTGCAAGTGGTGCAGTTTGTAGAGTGACGCTTCGTCAAGCTTCTCATTCTGGTGGAATCATTTCTTATGAG GGACGGTTTGAGATCGTTACTCTCTCAGGCTCGTTCTTGAATTATGAGGTAAATGGTTCAATGAACAGAAGTGGTAGCTTGAGTGTCTCTTTGGCTGGACCCGATGGCCGGATTGTAGGTGGCAGTGTTGTTGGTTCACTTGTAGCTGCAACACAAGTCCAG GTCGTAGTGGGAAGCTTTGTTGCGGAAGCAAAGAAACCTAAACAAAGTAGCGTTAACAATGCTAGGGGCCAGAATCCTGAACCGGCTTCAGCGCCTGCTAACATGTTGAACTTTGGATCAGTCTCTCAAGGACCATCGAGCGAGTCATCAGAAGAGAATGAGAGCGGTTCTCCAGCAATGCACCGTGACAGTAATAATGGGATTGATGGAgctcaacaacagcaacaacctcttcatcctcatcaGATGCAAATGTACCAACATCTTTGGTCTAATCATGGTCAATGA